The Stygiolobus azoricus genome window below encodes:
- a CDS encoding Zn-ribbon domain-containing OB-fold protein → METPLKKEELKEPITISYKPYAKYEYSAGQSISRYLEGLKEGKIIGRKCNKCGRVYVPPKMYCEDCFKPTDEWVEVKDEGIVETAVASFISWTRERLEEPGIVGTIRLFPSKENDYVFPGVFHRICCSYDEVRNMSIIGKRVKAVWRSERKGDIDDIECFKVI, encoded by the coding sequence TTGGAAACTCCTCTAAAAAAGGAGGAGTTAAAAGAACCCATAACTATAAGCTATAAACCTTACGCTAAATACGAATATTCTGCCGGTCAATCCATATCTAGATATTTGGAGGGATTAAAGGAGGGTAAAATAATAGGGAGAAAATGTAATAAATGCGGTAGAGTTTACGTTCCTCCAAAAATGTATTGTGAAGACTGCTTTAAGCCTACAGATGAATGGGTAGAAGTTAAGGATGAGGGGATTGTAGAGACTGCAGTAGCTAGCTTCATTTCGTGGACTAGGGAAAGGCTTGAGGAGCCTGGGATTGTAGGTACAATTAGGCTATTCCCGTCCAAAGAAAACGATTACGTCTTCCCTGGAGTGTTTCATAGGATATGTTGTTCATACGATGAAGTAAGGAATATGTCTATAATAGGTAAGAGAGTGAAAGCAGTCTGGAGAAGTGAAAGAAAAGGAGACATTGATGACATAGAATGTTTCAAGGTGATTTGA
- a CDS encoding AMP-binding protein, translated as MSWKPSKEWIEESNVYNFMTQKSLDFNSFLEYSTTPEFWEYFANKIFNFHRKYAKVLDLSEGKQWPKWFVGGGLNVGNQLKESSEIFVKYMNEKGEKKELTYSQVLNQTKAVSSWLHKIGLKKGDRVAVYMPMIPEIVPIFLGIIRAGMIVVPLFSGFGKEPIKTRIDDSNAKLIFASDITIRKGKEIDMLQNIKDIQIEKVIVKRGHGREEKDYLDFSEVLKTPGDYVEDTSTEDPIMIIYTSGTTGKPKGCVHTHDGFPLKAAADLFFNFDSKEGETISWISDMGWMMGPWFLFGGMLLKNKIALFEGYPDQNTLSRFVDELKVNILGLSPSLIRALRAESEIYKLNLRIVGITGEPIDVESWKWSLKVTDSPIINYSGGTEISGGILGNYVIKEIRPSSFNGSCPGIKADVFDEEGKRANPNIVGELVVLSVWPGMTRGFWKNNERYIETYWSRWKDVWVHGDLAYYDEEGYYYIVGRSDDTIKVAGKRVGPAEVEAVINSYPGVIESACVGVPDPLKGEKIICFVVSKNNDENKILEYTQKMLGKAIAPSEIKIVKELPKTRNAKIMRRLIRAIILGKNLGDISSLENPSSIEEIKKTVQNI; from the coding sequence ATGAGTTGGAAACCGAGCAAGGAATGGATTGAGGAAAGTAATGTTTATAATTTTATGACTCAAAAATCTTTAGATTTTAATTCTTTTTTGGAATATTCCACTACACCAGAATTTTGGGAGTATTTTGCTAATAAGATTTTTAATTTTCATAGAAAATATGCTAAAGTTCTTGACTTATCTGAAGGAAAACAATGGCCTAAATGGTTTGTAGGTGGAGGATTAAATGTAGGGAATCAATTGAAAGAAAGTAGCGAAATTTTTGTTAAGTATATGAATGAAAAAGGAGAAAAGAAAGAATTAACTTACTCTCAAGTTTTAAATCAAACTAAGGCAGTAAGCAGTTGGCTTCACAAAATAGGATTAAAGAAAGGAGATAGAGTAGCAGTTTACATGCCTATGATTCCTGAAATTGTTCCAATATTTCTCGGAATAATAAGGGCTGGTATGATAGTGGTTCCTCTTTTCTCTGGATTTGGTAAGGAACCAATTAAGACAAGAATTGACGATAGTAACGCTAAGCTAATCTTTGCCTCTGACATTACAATAAGGAAAGGAAAAGAAATAGATATGCTTCAGAACATAAAGGATATTCAAATAGAAAAAGTAATAGTAAAGCGAGGACACGGAAGAGAGGAAAAGGATTACCTGGATTTTAGTGAGGTTCTTAAAACTCCTGGAGATTACGTTGAGGACACTTCTACAGAAGATCCTATTATGATCATTTACACTTCTGGCACTACGGGTAAACCTAAGGGATGTGTACATACACACGACGGATTTCCTCTTAAGGCTGCTGCAGACCTCTTCTTTAATTTTGATTCGAAAGAAGGAGAGACAATATCTTGGATTTCTGATATGGGGTGGATGATGGGACCTTGGTTTTTATTTGGTGGAATGCTATTAAAGAATAAAATAGCACTGTTTGAAGGTTATCCAGATCAAAATACTTTATCTAGATTTGTTGATGAATTGAAAGTAAATATTCTAGGATTGTCTCCAAGTCTAATAAGGGCATTAAGAGCAGAATCTGAGATATATAAACTTAATTTAAGAATAGTGGGAATCACTGGTGAACCCATAGATGTAGAAAGCTGGAAATGGTCATTAAAAGTTACAGATTCACCTATAATTAATTACTCTGGAGGAACAGAAATTTCAGGAGGAATTTTAGGAAATTATGTCATTAAAGAGATAAGACCTTCATCATTTAACGGTTCTTGTCCAGGTATAAAAGCAGATGTATTTGACGAGGAAGGTAAGAGAGCAAATCCCAATATTGTAGGAGAATTAGTAGTCTTAAGCGTATGGCCTGGAATGACAAGAGGATTTTGGAAGAATAATGAAAGATATATTGAAACTTATTGGTCAAGGTGGAAAGATGTGTGGGTACACGGAGATTTAGCTTATTATGACGAAGAAGGGTACTATTATATTGTAGGAAGGAGCGATGATACAATAAAAGTTGCAGGTAAGAGAGTAGGTCCAGCTGAAGTAGAGGCAGTTATTAATTCTTATCCTGGTGTTATTGAGTCTGCTTGTGTTGGAGTTCCTGATCCTTTGAAAGGTGAAAAGATAATTTGTTTCGTAGTTTCTAAAAATAATGATGAAAATAAAATTCTAGAATATACTCAAAAAATGTTAGGTAAGGCAATTGCTCCTTCTGAAATTAAAATAGTCAAGGAATTACCTAAGACCAGGAATGCAAAAATTATGAGAAGGTTAATAAGAGCTATAATTTTAGGAAAGAATTTAGGAGATATATCTTCCTTAGAAAATCCCTCATCAATAGAAGAAATAAAAAAGACTGTTCAGAATATCTAA
- a CDS encoding thiolase domain-containing protein, translating into MRKVGIIGAGLTLFRRRMLETPQELAYIAASRALDEAGLELKDIDCVVIGSAPDAFDGIHMKGEYLAKAGGERKMTSRVYVGGATGVMTAISAWYHVASGLCEKVLAIAEEKMSPARPHPQSVFKYIWDPITEKPLNPNLIWIFAMEMHRYMAKYGIKKEDIALVSVKNKRNAMNNPYAQAAANITVDDVLNSEVLVWPVNRLDVSPVSDGAAAMVLATEDIVRRYTDTPVWIEGVGWTLDNTSWPGRELAYPRYLENAARMAYKMAKIERPDKEIDVVEPYDPFDYKELHHLEGLMIAKKGEAPKLLKEGVFDIDGDIPSSPSGGLLGVGNPIAAAGLMKTISIYWQLKGTAGKMQVKKPVHTGVAQAWGDLMQAATVIVMRN; encoded by the coding sequence ATGAGAAAGGTTGGAATAATAGGAGCTGGATTAACGTTGTTTAGGAGAAGGATGCTTGAGACTCCACAAGAATTAGCATATATTGCAGCAAGTAGGGCATTGGATGAAGCAGGTCTGGAGTTGAAGGATATTGATTGTGTAGTAATAGGGAGTGCTCCAGACGCTTTTGACGGTATTCATATGAAGGGAGAATATTTGGCTAAAGCTGGAGGAGAGAGAAAAATGACTAGTAGAGTTTACGTAGGTGGAGCTACTGGTGTTATGACAGCAATTTCTGCGTGGTACCATGTAGCTAGCGGTCTTTGTGAAAAAGTTTTAGCAATAGCTGAAGAAAAAATGAGTCCCGCTAGACCTCATCCTCAATCTGTATTTAAATATATTTGGGATCCTATAACTGAAAAGCCACTCAATCCTAACCTTATCTGGATATTCGCTATGGAAATGCATAGGTATATGGCAAAATATGGTATAAAGAAAGAGGATATAGCACTCGTATCGGTCAAGAATAAGAGAAACGCAATGAATAACCCCTACGCTCAGGCAGCAGCTAACATCACGGTAGACGACGTCTTGAACAGCGAAGTCTTAGTTTGGCCTGTCAACAGGTTAGACGTGAGCCCTGTGAGCGACGGTGCGGCGGCTATGGTATTAGCTACTGAAGACATTGTAAGAAGATATACTGATACCCCCGTATGGATTGAAGGAGTGGGATGGACTTTAGATAACACATCTTGGCCAGGGAGAGAATTAGCTTATCCAAGGTATTTAGAGAATGCAGCCAGGATGGCTTACAAGATGGCTAAGATTGAAAGACCTGACAAGGAGATAGACGTAGTAGAACCCTATGATCCCTTTGATTATAAGGAACTTCATCATTTGGAAGGTTTAATGATAGCTAAAAAAGGAGAGGCTCCTAAGTTACTTAAGGAGGGAGTATTTGACATTGATGGAGATATTCCTTCAAGCCCTTCTGGAGGACTCTTGGGAGTTGGAAATCCTATAGCAGCTGCAGGTTTAATGAAGACCATAAGCATTTATTGGCAATTAAAAGGAACTGCAGGTAAAATGCAAGTTAAGAAACCAGTTCATACTGGTGTTGCACAAGCTTGGGGCGATTTGATGCAAGCCGCAACAGTTATAGTTATGAGGAATTGA
- a CDS encoding DUF973 family protein, translating to MKIYLEKYNIEKRVEDELESLDKDEIEVLEKTGKINDSFYWGLNFFFGGVGGDLGLVIVLAIAVVFDTYHPHSLLYFLLAFLFLIIGEMILGIELYGIGQAYNEGLLKKGGILVTSVVTSIIGFILAYMGLGNVISKLKSGFVTTTITQQSVQSSIHQIGVGSLNAYGEAHIVIYTPSPTKIVSAEIVGKSIVSSFIIPNLLSPGNNDVTIHFGTITGLTPNATYTIKLTLGDGKTIETTVSYKP from the coding sequence ATGAAAATTTATCTAGAAAAATATAATATAGAAAAAAGAGTTGAAGATGAATTAGAAAGTTTAGACAAAGACGAAATAGAAGTCTTAGAGAAGACTGGTAAAATTAATGACTCATTCTATTGGGGTCTTAACTTCTTTTTTGGAGGAGTGGGAGGCGACCTTGGCTTAGTAATAGTCTTAGCTATAGCAGTAGTATTCGACACCTATCATCCGCATTCACTACTCTACTTCTTACTAGCTTTCCTATTTTTAATTATAGGAGAAATGATTTTAGGCATAGAATTATATGGGATTGGTCAAGCTTACAATGAAGGTCTACTCAAAAAAGGTGGTATTCTAGTAACAAGCGTAGTAACTTCTATCATAGGTTTCATTTTAGCGTATATGGGTTTAGGTAATGTAATTAGTAAATTGAAGAGTGGATTTGTGACTACGACGATTACACAACAGTCTGTACAATCAAGCATTCATCAAATAGGTGTAGGTAGTTTGAATGCTTATGGTGAGGCTCACATAGTAATTTACACCCCCTCACCAACTAAGATAGTTTCGGCAGAAATTGTAGGAAAGTCAATAGTAAGCTCATTTATAATTCCAAACCTCCTATCCCCTGGAAATAATGACGTTACAATACACTTTGGGACAATAACTGGATTAACACCAAATGCTACATACACAATAAAACTCACCTTAGGAGACGGTAAAACTATCGAAACCACTGTTTCATATAAACCATAA
- a CDS encoding Zn-ribbon domain-containing OB-fold protein, with the protein MAWDKSAKSIQVKGEMEVYEYVYTAGKNGEEFFKALKDKKILGGRCEKCGRVFVPPKMFCEYCFGLLKLEEIKGKPIIDSFTVIYYDNDGKKLETPITVGFISFEGVEGGILAYVEGVPEIGKEVEILEYNIPLRVKVK; encoded by the coding sequence ATGGCATGGGATAAAAGTGCGAAATCAATTCAAGTAAAAGGTGAAATGGAAGTATATGAGTATGTATATACTGCGGGAAAGAATGGAGAAGAGTTCTTTAAGGCACTGAAGGATAAGAAAATTTTAGGAGGAAGATGTGAAAAATGCGGTAGGGTATTTGTCCCTCCTAAAATGTTCTGCGAGTATTGCTTTGGGCTACTAAAATTAGAGGAAATTAAGGGTAAGCCGATTATAGACTCTTTCACTGTAATCTATTACGATAATGACGGTAAGAAGTTAGAGACTCCTATAACTGTAGGTTTCATATCCTTTGAAGGTGTAGAGGGAGGAATTCTTGCTTATGTTGAAGGAGTCCCTGAAATTGGCAAGGAAGTTGAAATACTTGAATATAATATACCATTAAGGGTGAAGGTAAAATGA